The DNA sequence TACACCCCGAAGGCCCTCTCCAGGAAGCCCCGGTTTATTTAATCTCTTTTTTTGCAAAGCACGAAGCTACGCTGCTGCAACTCGCACCAAATGGTTCGCACGCTCCTTTCAGTCGTGCCTCGCACCTGACGATGTCAAACAGGGGATATCCCACCTACCGTTCTTAGAAACGCCACAAACTCAATCTACGGCTTTCCACCGGGTTGCGCACCTGCGGTGCTTGTGCTCCTGCCCTTCGGCCAGTCGCATATCGCCACGCGGGGGAGGGGCTGACGGGGAGGGGGAGACCCCCCTCCCCTGTCCCCACCCCCCATGGCGATACTCCCACGGTCCACTGCATCCGGATTTTCCCTCGATTCAGTCACTTTGTTTGTCGCAAATCGAAGATTCTCAGCCTCTTCGAACCCCCCCGATTTCCTCCCCAATCATCGCTGCCCTGACAGCCACACATGAAAACCTGCAGGCCTCTCACACACACCTTGTCCAACACCATACCAAAGCCCGCCCCTAACAAGATTTAAGAGCCTCAGATGCTACTGTCCACCGGTGCATGAAACCATGAATGCCGAAGAGTACCGCTCAATCATATCGAACGCCATCGACCGGGAGGTCGAGGCTTACACCTTCTACCGGACAGTCAGGGAGAAGGTCACGGACGAGAACTTAAAAAATCTCTTCAACGAGCTTGCCGGGGAGGAGAGCAACCACAGAAAGACCCTCGAGGGCCTCCAGATGAAAGAGCCGGGGAAACTCGGTTTCGACACGAAGCGAGACTACAAGGTCGCCGACGCCCTGGAGACCCCGCCGCTCTCCGCCGACTTAAAACCGCTCGACGGCCTCGTTATCGCGATCAGGAAGGAGCTCGACGCGATGCAGATGTACACCCAGCTTGCGAGCCTGAGCGTCGATCCCGATCAGATGGCGTTATTCGAGAGCCTGGCCTCGATGGAGCGGGGCCACAAGGCGCGTCTCGAGGACATCTACACCAACATGGCGTTTCCGGAAGCCTGGTGAAGGCGGGCCTCGCGGTTCCGCCGTTTTTTTCCCGCAAAAGAGGGGAGAGATTGTTGAGGAAAGTGTGCAGGCTCCCCTGCTGCATCACTCTACGGCGCAGTACGCGCCCCTGAAGAACCAGTTCCGGTAGACGATCGGAGTGACGATAGTGGTCAGCAGACTCATCAACACGATCGCGACGAAGACCCCCTGGCCGATGAGCCCCGAGTCCAGCCCGATCAGGGCGACGATCATCGCCACCTCCCCCCGCGGCGCCATCCCGAACCCGATGATGAGGGAGTCCTCCCGGCACATTCCCATCGCCCGCGCGGGCAGGCCGCACCCGATGACCTTGGTGGCGATGGCGACCAGGGTCAGCGCCACCAGGAAGATGATGATGTCGGGGGTGAGCGCCTGGAAGTCCGCAAGGATACCGAGCGATACGAAGAAGATCGAGGCGAAGATGATCTGGAGGTACTCGGCGCCTTCCCTGACGTCCTTGCTGTTCCGGAGCCCGACTCCCTCGAATGCGACCCCGGCGATGAACGCACCGACGATCCCCGATAAACCCATCAGATCGGCGAGCATCGCGTAGAGGAACGCGATCATCATGGCGAAGATGAAGACGAACTCCGGGTACTTCCGCGCCAGCTTTGATCTATCCATCCGCTCGATGAACCGGCTTACGCCGAAGAGCCCGACGGCACCGCCGATGACGATGAACCCGAGCGCCTTGGCAAGGACCAGGCCGATCGAGACCGCCGAGACGTCTCCGGCGACCAGATCGGTCGTGATGGAGAGTGCCACCAGGGAGAGAATATCGTCGATGACCGCGGTGCCGATGATCGCCTTCGCCGCGCCGGTCTGGAGCATGCCGATCTCCTTGAGGACATTTGCAGTGATGGCGATACTCGTCGCCGTCAGCGCCGTGCCGACGAAGACTGCGCTGGCGAAGTCGAACCCGAAGAGAACGGCGGTGGCGTAGCCGCCTATCCATGGTATGATAACGCCGAGTATCCCGATGACGCCGTAACTTGCTTTCAGGATATCCCTGACGTTAAATTCGAAACCGATAACGAAGAGAAGGATGATTGCCCCGAGATGCGCCAGGCTCCGGACGAAGTCCGTGTAGGTGATCAGGCCGAGCATGCTCGGGCCTACGAGGAGCCCCACGAGAATGGCCCCGATCGTCGCCGACTGGTTGATCCTGGATGCCAGGAGGTAGCCGGCGAGCGCGAGGAAGAGGAGAAGGCTCATCTGGAACTCGATAGATAGGGCGGCACTTTCCATTGTTGCCCATGATCTGGGGAGGGAGGCCTTAAGAAATGTATGCAACGTACGGGGGTTGCAGGGGGACTGCAGGAGAACAACGGCCGCATCTCGCCGGGTGCAGGGCAGGCGTAATCGGGTCGTTCACCCTCACCGCTTCAGGCAGGAAGAGAACGCTGCACGACGGGTTCTCCCCGGCCCACCCCCATAGGCAGGCATGCCGGCCATGTCCGATGGTAGCCGGATGGAAACACTAACCGTTGGATGAGCGGGGCTCTCTCCGCCTCTCCAGCCGAAAAATGGAAATACACTCCCAAACGCAAAAATAACCCGCTTTCAAGAGTCGTTATGGGTACACTACCTTCAAGACCTTCCACTGCAAATCTCCACTATAGATGGAACAGCAGGTACAGGTGACCATCCAGAGCGATCCGGCTTTCCTCGGTATTGTTCGGTCGGCGGTCTCCCGGATGGCATCCCTTGGCGGTCTTCCCGCCGGCACGATCAGGGAGCTCGCCCTTGGCGCCGAGGAGGCTGTGCTCTGGATCATCGACCACGCCTTCCCGCCGAACACGAAGGGCGAGATCACGCTCACCTGCTCGATCACCACCGACCGATTTGAGGTACGGATCGTCGAACACGGGATCCCCTTCGACCCGGAGATGGCTCCCCCGACACTACCCCGGTGCCGGGCGGTCATGGATCGGATCGCCTTTACAAACAGGGGGTGGGCCGGGAAGGAGACCCTGCTGGCGAAGGACTGCAGAGTGCCCCCGCACTTCTCCCGCCCTCCGGTGCCGCCCGCATCCACCGGATCCGTGCTGATCCGCCCGACCCTGCCCGATGAGGCGGTGGAGATCTCACGATGCGCTTACTTCAGCTACGGCTACTCCTACGGTTACGAGAAGGTTTACCATCCGGACGTGCTCAAAGCCCTGATACGATCGGGTGACCTTATCTCGTTCGTCGCGGTCGATGGCGATACCGTGGTCGGCCATGCCGGGCTCCTCTTCTACGACGACCCGGGTGTAGCCGAGATCGCGCTCGGGTTCGTGAACCCGCCCTACCGGAGCCGACGGGTCTTCTCAGACCTGATGGCAACCGTCGTTGCGGAGGCCGAACGCCGGCACCTGACAGCACTCTCCGGGCAGGCGGTCTGCACCCATCTTTACTCGCAGCGGTCGGCCCGGGCCTTCGGGATGGGCGAGTGCGCACTCCTCCTCTCCCGTTACACCCCGCTCCGGTTCACCGGGATAGCCGATGAGAACCGGGTCAGGGAGAGTATCCTTGCGGTCTTCCGCTACCTCTCACCGCCGGAGCATCCGGTTCTCTACCCGCCGGAGCACCATGCCGGCATAATGAGAGAGATCTACGATCACCTCGGCGTGCACCCGCCCTTCGGTATCGGCGATGCGTCAGCCGGCCTTCCGGAGAAGAGCGAATGCTCTATCATCGTTGAAGAGATTTACCAGACGGCTCAGATCCGTATCCGGTCCATCGGCACCGATCTCATCCCCCGGCTCAGGCGCGAACTCGACCGCCTCCGTGCCGGACGTATCGAGGCCGTCTACATCCACCTCCCGCTCACCGCTCCGGCAACCGCTGCCGTAGTGGACGCAATCGAGAACCTCGGCTTCTTCTTTGCCGGACTGCACCTCACCTCCACCGGCGAGGATCTCCTCACCCTCCAGTATCTGAATAACCAGATCCTGGACTACGACACGGTCATGGTGGCATCGCCCAACGCCGGCCGGCTGAAGGAGTATATCAGAGAGCGGGACCCCTGGCAGGAGTGAAGGATGCCTCCCCGGGTCTCCAGCATCTCATGGTGCGCCTGAAAAAGAGTCCGGATTACATTTGCAGGGAGTTCGAACATAACGTTGTGTACTCCCGGCACGTCCCCTGCCACCGGCAATAGCGGCAGCAGAGGACGGTCTCGGTACGAAGGCTCCCCTTCCCGAAGGCGGCGATTCGCTCGTAACCGGTCAGTTCCGCCCCGCAGCACGGACATGCGGCCATACGTCGCCCTACCGGACAAAACCGCCCCGCCCGGCATACCGGGCCGTATCCCCGGCCGCCTCTTCGATCCTGATGAGCTGGTTGTACTTCTCCACCCGCTCGCCCCGTGCCGGTGCACCGGTCTTGAGGTGGCCGGTCTGCATGGCGACGGTGAAGTCGGCGATGAACGTATCGACGGTCTCGCCGCTCCGGTGGGAGATCATCGCACCCCAGTTCTGCTGCTGCGCCAGACGTACCGCGGCGATCGTCTCGGTCACGGTCCCTATCTGGTTGGGCTTGATCAGGACGGCGTTGGCGACCCCCTTCCGGATACCCACCTCGATCCGCTCGACGTTCGTGACGAAGAGATCGTCACCGACGAGTTCCACCCGGTCGCCGATCGCTTTGTTCAGCAGCCGCCAGCCGTCCCAGTCGTCCTCGGCAAGGCCGTCTTCGATGACGATGACCGGGTATGCCGCCACAAGGTCGCGGTATCGGTCTACCATCTCGGCAGCGGTCAGGGTCAGCCCCTCGGTCCTGAGGTGGTAGGCGCCGTCCTCATAGAACGCGCTCGATGCCGGGTCGAGAGCGATGCCGATCTCCCCGCCGGGCGCATACCCGGCACGCTCGATCGCTTCCACGATCAGGTCGAGTGGCTCGGTGTTCGTGGAAACCGCGGGGGCAAACCCGCCTTCGTCGCCGACGCCGGTCGTGTAGCCCCGCGCCTTGAGGGTATCTTTGAGCGCATGGTAGGTCTCGGCACCCCACCGGACCGCTTCCGCGATGCTTGCAGCGCTGTACGGGGCGATCATGTACTCCTGGAAGTCGGGCCCCTGCCAGTTGGCGTGAACTCCGCCGTTGAGAATGTTCATCATGGGGACGGGAAGGAACGGCTTTAGCGGGTCTCCCAGGTACTCCCAGAGCCAGAGACCCTCTGCGGCGGCGGCAGCCCGGGCGACGGCCATGGAGACCGCAAGCGTGGCGTTGGCGCCCAGGTTCCGCTTGTTCGGTGTACCGTCGAGTTCGATGAGCACCTCGTCAACCGCTGCCTGATCGCGGGCGTCCATGCCCTGCAGGGTGCCGGCAATCTTGCCGTTGATCTGGCTGACAGGTCTCTGCACCCCTTTTCCGCCGTAACGGTCTTTTACGCCGTCCCGGAGCTCGACGGCTTCGTGTTTGCCGGTCGATGCGCCGGACGGGGTCGCGGCACGCCCGGACGCCCCACCGGCAAGCGTGATATCCGCTTCGACGGTCGGGTTCCCCCGCGAGTCCAGTATCTCGCGGGCATGGACTGATCGTATCCTCGTGTCAATTTCGGTCATGCTCGATCGCACCAGGAGGCGGGAGGGTATCGAGCGCAAAAAAGGTATCGACGGCACCGTGCTCGTCCGGGTGACGGCGGTGCGGGTGATACTCCCTCCTCACCACGTCCGGCCGCAGTGCAGGCAACGATCCCTGTGCATGCTGAGGGTATGTCCGCACTGCGGGCATCTCCAGCGGACCTTCTCCTGTTCGACGAACCCTGCGACTCCCCGCTCCCGTATCTCGCGCAGGTTGTCGAGCACGCTCGTCCGGTATTTTGTGTAGCGCTTATCCAGGCGTTTCAGCCGCGTGCAGGGATATCCGGTGCATTCGTAGCAGTACTCCCCCGTACGGTCTTCGCACTGCCGGATCCTGCACCGTGCGCAATGCGCGTTCAGGCTGCCGGCATCCTCCGTCCGGCAGCCCGGGCATCTGTTCTTCTCCCGCAGGTAGCCGATACAGAGCCCGCAGTTTATACCGCAGGGGGCGATCAGGATAGGGGAGAGGTGGCTCATTCTCGTATGCTCATCGTACGCCGGGAAGTCTCTTTCGATTTCGCCGCCGATGGGATGAGGGTGACTGCGAAATATTCACGTGCGGCAATGTGAAGGCCAGATGAATGCAGTACCCCCGGGCGGATTCGAACCGCCGTCGCCGGATCCAAAGTCCTGCATGATTGACCGCTACACTACGGGGGTGACAGAAATGAACCTACGGCTGATACCTGCGGTATCTGCTCTTATATTCTATGCATCGTGGGATTATATCGGTTTGGTCGCGGGCAGACGGGAGCTGGAGAGAGGCGGCGAACCG is a window from the Methanoculleus oceani genome containing:
- a CDS encoding ferritin-like domain-containing protein, which produces MNAEEYRSIISNAIDREVEAYTFYRTVREKVTDENLKNLFNELAGEESNHRKTLEGLQMKEPGKLGFDTKRDYKVADALETPPLSADLKPLDGLVIAIRKELDAMQMYTQLASLSVDPDQMALFESLASMERGHKARLEDIYTNMAFPEAW
- a CDS encoding DUF3795 domain-containing protein, with protein sequence MSHLSPILIAPCGINCGLCIGYLREKNRCPGCRTEDAGSLNAHCARCRIRQCEDRTGEYCYECTGYPCTRLKRLDKRYTKYRTSVLDNLREIRERGVAGFVEQEKVRWRCPQCGHTLSMHRDRCLHCGRTW
- a CDS encoding GNAT family N-acetyltransferase — protein: MEQQVQVTIQSDPAFLGIVRSAVSRMASLGGLPAGTIRELALGAEEAVLWIIDHAFPPNTKGEITLTCSITTDRFEVRIVEHGIPFDPEMAPPTLPRCRAVMDRIAFTNRGWAGKETLLAKDCRVPPHFSRPPVPPASTGSVLIRPTLPDEAVEISRCAYFSYGYSYGYEKVYHPDVLKALIRSGDLISFVAVDGDTVVGHAGLLFYDDPGVAEIALGFVNPPYRSRRVFSDLMATVVAEAERRHLTALSGQAVCTHLYSQRSARAFGMGECALLLSRYTPLRFTGIADENRVRESILAVFRYLSPPEHPVLYPPEHHAGIMREIYDHLGVHPPFGIGDASAGLPEKSECSIIVEEIYQTAQIRIRSIGTDLIPRLRRELDRLRAGRIEAVYIHLPLTAPATAAVVDAIENLGFFFAGLHLTSTGEDLLTLQYLNNQILDYDTVMVASPNAGRLKEYIRERDPWQE
- the eno gene encoding phosphopyruvate hydratase; translated protein: MTEIDTRIRSVHAREILDSRGNPTVEADITLAGGASGRAATPSGASTGKHEAVELRDGVKDRYGGKGVQRPVSQINGKIAGTLQGMDARDQAAVDEVLIELDGTPNKRNLGANATLAVSMAVARAAAAAEGLWLWEYLGDPLKPFLPVPMMNILNGGVHANWQGPDFQEYMIAPYSAASIAEAVRWGAETYHALKDTLKARGYTTGVGDEGGFAPAVSTNTEPLDLIVEAIERAGYAPGGEIGIALDPASSAFYEDGAYHLRTEGLTLTAAEMVDRYRDLVAAYPVIVIEDGLAEDDWDGWRLLNKAIGDRVELVGDDLFVTNVERIEVGIRKGVANAVLIKPNQIGTVTETIAAVRLAQQQNWGAMISHRSGETVDTFIADFTVAMQTGHLKTGAPARGERVEKYNQLIRIEEAAGDTARYAGRGGFVR
- a CDS encoding cation:proton antiporter, with translation MESAALSIEFQMSLLLFLALAGYLLASRINQSATIGAILVGLLVGPSMLGLITYTDFVRSLAHLGAIILLFVIGFEFNVRDILKASYGVIGILGVIIPWIGGYATAVLFGFDFASAVFVGTALTATSIAITANVLKEIGMLQTGAAKAIIGTAVIDDILSLVALSITTDLVAGDVSAVSIGLVLAKALGFIVIGGAVGLFGVSRFIERMDRSKLARKYPEFVFIFAMMIAFLYAMLADLMGLSGIVGAFIAGVAFEGVGLRNSKDVREGAEYLQIIFASIFFVSLGILADFQALTPDIIIFLVALTLVAIATKVIGCGLPARAMGMCREDSLIIGFGMAPRGEVAMIVALIGLDSGLIGQGVFVAIVLMSLLTTIVTPIVYRNWFFRGAYCAVE